In Pseudomonas deceptionensis, a single window of DNA contains:
- a CDS encoding response regulator transcription factor produces the protein MNTVFIVDDHPVIRLAIRMLLEHEGYEIVGETDNGVDAMQMIRECVPDLIILDISIPKLDGLEVLSRFNALNSNLKTLVLTAQSPRLFAMRCMQSGAAGYVCKQEDLSELVSAIKAVFSGYNYFPSQALMPEHCEDSNLAEVELFKLVNDRELMVLKLFAQGKTNKEIATGMFLSNKTVSTYKKRLMQKLKANSLVDLIELAKRNALV, from the coding sequence ATGAATACCGTTTTCATTGTTGACGATCATCCGGTTATCCGATTGGCAATTCGCATGTTGTTAGAGCATGAAGGTTATGAAATAGTCGGCGAAACCGACAATGGCGTAGATGCAATGCAGATGATCCGCGAGTGCGTCCCGGACCTGATAATTCTCGATATCAGCATTCCAAAACTGGACGGCTTGGAAGTGCTTTCCCGCTTCAATGCATTGAATTCAAACCTTAAAACCCTGGTCCTCACAGCCCAGTCTCCTAGGCTTTTCGCCATGCGTTGCATGCAATCCGGCGCGGCGGGGTATGTGTGCAAACAAGAAGACTTGAGTGAACTTGTCAGTGCAATAAAAGCTGTCTTTTCTGGCTACAATTACTTTCCAAGCCAGGCATTGATGCCTGAACACTGCGAAGACAGTAACCTTGCCGAAGTCGAGCTTTTTAAATTAGTCAACGATCGGGAACTTATGGTACTTAAGCTGTTCGCTCAAGGAAAAACAAACAAGGAGATTGCCACCGGCATGTTCCTCAGTAATAAAACTGTGAGCACGTACAAAAAGCGGCTCATGCAAAAACTAAAAGCCAATTCACTGGTTGATCTTATCGAACTGGCCAAACGTAACGCCTTGGTGTGA
- a CDS encoding transporter substrate-binding domain-containing protein — protein sequence MPTRLNKYLSLFAGLILYTSVHAETPRTETYSLLSRSGTYHMEVPLDKAQRYWLQEKRELVVGTSSPDYPPFDMTDSRQDYEGLTADYVGILAKALNVSILVQRFASREAAITALEEGRIDLLGTSNGFEASNQNLLLSTPYAIDQPVLVTREGETRSLSQGLAGLRLSMVYHYLPQDEVKALYPNAIIQSYPSYQNAINAVAFDQADVFLGDTLSTHYMINKGYLKNIKMANFSKHEANGFSFAVRRDNVQLLKIINTTLNAVPYGEQENIAKRWSAGSDILLSDQKLQLTEREKHWLAQHPVVKVAVNEVMAPLTFFNANGNFRGITADLLEMVRLRTGLRFEIQRAHSLKTMIQMIDKHETDIIAAISPSASREETLNFSRPYLVNSSVLLTAKGPEPPQRLEQLAGKKLALVQGSPLTEYLRTEYPQIQLVETEDIFSATELLANGKVQGAVNTLVIANYMLNSHLFQDRLQISATIGAQPATFSLATARDATELSSILNKALLSIAPDELGIINSRWRGYIPASDSYWRNYHRLIYQVIIGTSLLLLLSLVWNAYMRRQIRQRKLAERALNDQLEFMRALVDGSPHPIYVRDREGILKTCNNSYLEAFSARREEIIGKTVMQTCSLLNNECEAHDYQADYVRVMREGIPLIVDRPLNIGDKTLTIYHWILPYRDSLGEVQGIIGGWIDISERRQLLDELRAAKELADEANRAKSTFLATMSHEIRTPMNAVIGLLELTLKRADQGHLDRPSIEVAYNSAKDLLELIGDILDIARIESGRLNLCPERVNLRNLANSVIRVFDGLARQKKLTLSLIFKPESRAPDVLIDPLRFKQIVTNLISNAIKFTKRGQVTLELDLRPTGTPDQIELQLSVKDTGIGISQRDQARLFEPFAQAENSGQLALSGAGLGLVICRSLCEMMGGTLELSSQPNVGTLVRITLKMPTLPPCQAVATQEPAINPAARQLNVLVVDDHPANRLLMCQQLGFLGHRFTTEHNGAEGLKTWKEGAFDLVIADCNMPVMNGYDLTRAIRDHEKASHLRPCTVLGFTANAQPEERQRCHEAGMDDCLFKPISLTLLSQRLTTLESLHTVPQVFNVECLYSLSGRDTARTKLLLQELLRSNQQDLKALLELPADGGVQGFIDIAHRIKGAARIVGAHSLIKHCETLEQATLSNLAVARNEVQAAMQTLEQALAQQLEELAYNG from the coding sequence ATGCCCACGCGGTTAAACAAGTATCTATCACTGTTTGCAGGGTTAATCCTGTACACATCAGTGCACGCCGAAACACCCCGCACTGAAACCTACTCATTGCTCAGCCGCTCGGGCACCTATCATATGGAAGTGCCGCTGGATAAAGCGCAACGTTATTGGCTCCAGGAAAAACGCGAACTCGTGGTAGGCACCTCCTCTCCCGACTACCCCCCCTTCGACATGACCGACAGCCGTCAGGACTACGAAGGTTTAACAGCCGACTATGTCGGCATTCTGGCCAAAGCCCTGAATGTGTCGATTCTGGTTCAGCGCTTTGCTTCCAGAGAGGCTGCCATCACCGCGCTTGAAGAAGGCAGGATTGACCTGCTCGGCACTTCAAACGGCTTTGAAGCTTCCAACCAGAACCTGCTGCTGTCCACGCCATACGCCATCGACCAGCCCGTGCTGGTGACCCGCGAAGGGGAAACACGCTCCCTCTCTCAAGGCCTGGCGGGCTTGCGCTTGAGCATGGTGTACCACTACTTGCCACAGGATGAGGTCAAGGCGCTTTACCCCAACGCAATTATCCAATCATACCCTTCCTATCAAAATGCCATTAATGCAGTGGCTTTCGATCAGGCGGATGTGTTTTTGGGGGACACCCTGTCAACCCATTACATGATCAACAAGGGCTATCTGAAAAACATCAAAATGGCCAATTTCAGCAAACACGAAGCCAATGGTTTCAGTTTTGCCGTACGCCGTGACAACGTGCAACTGCTCAAGATTATCAACACCACACTCAACGCCGTACCCTATGGTGAGCAAGAGAACATTGCCAAACGCTGGAGCGCAGGCAGTGACATTCTGCTGTCCGATCAAAAACTTCAACTTACCGAGCGTGAAAAACACTGGCTGGCCCAGCACCCAGTGGTCAAGGTAGCGGTCAACGAGGTCATGGCACCACTGACGTTCTTTAACGCCAACGGCAATTTCAGGGGCATAACTGCCGACCTGCTGGAGATGGTTCGCCTGCGGACGGGGCTGCGTTTCGAGATACAGCGCGCCCATAGCCTCAAAACCATGATCCAGATGATCGATAAACACGAAACCGACATCATAGCCGCCATCAGTCCGTCTGCTTCCCGGGAAGAAACCCTTAACTTCAGCCGTCCTTATCTCGTGAACTCATCTGTCCTGCTCACAGCAAAAGGCCCGGAACCCCCCCAACGTCTTGAACAACTGGCCGGTAAAAAGCTGGCCCTGGTACAGGGCAGCCCCCTGACCGAATACCTGCGCACTGAATACCCACAGATACAACTGGTCGAAACCGAGGATATCTTTAGCGCCACAGAGCTGTTGGCCAATGGCAAAGTGCAAGGCGCGGTCAATACCCTGGTCATTGCCAATTACATGCTGAACTCTCACCTGTTCCAGGACCGCTTGCAGATCAGCGCCACCATTGGCGCCCAGCCTGCAACGTTTTCGCTCGCCACGGCACGTGATGCCACCGAACTGAGCTCCATCCTCAACAAGGCCCTGTTGAGCATTGCCCCTGACGAACTGGGCATCATCAACAGTCGCTGGCGTGGCTACATCCCTGCCTCTGACAGTTACTGGCGCAACTATCACCGCCTGATTTACCAGGTCATCATTGGCACCAGCCTTTTACTGCTGCTCTCACTGGTGTGGAATGCCTATATGCGGCGTCAGATCCGCCAGCGCAAGCTGGCTGAACGGGCACTCAACGACCAGCTCGAGTTCATGCGGGCGCTGGTCGATGGTTCGCCCCATCCCATTTATGTAAGAGACCGGGAAGGCATTCTCAAAACCTGCAATAACAGCTACCTCGAAGCTTTTTCGGCCAGGCGCGAAGAGATCATAGGCAAAACAGTGATGCAAACCTGCAGCCTTTTGAACAATGAGTGTGAAGCCCATGATTATCAGGCCGACTACGTGCGTGTCATGCGCGAAGGCATACCGCTTATCGTTGATCGCCCACTGAATATCGGCGACAAAACGCTCACCATCTACCACTGGATTCTTCCCTACCGGGATTCGCTGGGTGAAGTACAGGGCATTATCGGAGGATGGATTGATATCAGTGAGCGCCGCCAGCTCCTGGATGAACTGCGCGCAGCCAAAGAACTGGCAGATGAAGCCAATCGTGCCAAAAGCACCTTCTTGGCGACCATGAGCCATGAAATCCGCACGCCAATGAACGCCGTGATCGGCTTGCTCGAACTCACCTTAAAGCGTGCCGACCAAGGGCATCTTGACCGGCCTTCCATTGAAGTCGCCTACAACTCGGCCAAAGATCTTCTGGAGCTGATCGGCGATATTCTCGATATCGCCCGCATCGAATCCGGCCGCCTTAACCTGTGCCCCGAACGGGTCAACCTGCGCAACCTGGCCAATTCAGTAATCCGGGTTTTTGATGGCCTGGCCCGGCAAAAAAAACTGACTTTATCACTGATCTTCAAACCTGAAAGCAGAGCCCCAGACGTACTGATAGACCCGCTTCGTTTCAAGCAAATCGTGACCAACCTGATCAGTAATGCAATCAAGTTCACCAAACGCGGGCAAGTGACGCTGGAACTGGACCTACGGCCGACCGGCACCCCCGATCAGATTGAGCTGCAGTTGAGCGTTAAAGACACCGGCATCGGCATCAGCCAACGCGACCAGGCACGCCTGTTCGAACCTTTTGCCCAAGCGGAAAACAGCGGTCAGCTAGCCCTCAGTGGCGCGGGGCTGGGGCTGGTGATCTGCCGGAGCCTGTGTGAAATGATGGGCGGCACGCTTGAACTCAGCAGTCAGCCAAACGTGGGGACTCTCGTTCGAATAACACTCAAGATGCCAACCCTGCCACCTTGTCAGGCCGTCGCCACCCAGGAGCCTGCAATCAACCCCGCTGCCCGCCAGCTCAACGTGCTGGTGGTGGACGACCATCCCGCCAACCGCCTGCTGATGTGCCAGCAACTGGGGTTTTTAGGGCATAGGTTTACCACCGAACATAACGGTGCCGAAGGCTTGAAAACCTGGAAAGAAGGCGCATTCGACCTGGTCATTGCAGACTGCAACATGCCTGTCATGAACGGCTATGACCTGACCCGGGCCATACGCGACCATGAGAAGGCGTCACATCTACGCCCTTGTACGGTGCTGGGGTTCACAGCCAATGCCCAACCTGAAGAACGCCAGCGCTGCCACGAGGCCGGCATGGATGACTGCCTGTTCAAGCCCATTAGCCTGACCCTGCTCAGTCAGCGCCTGACCACGCTGGAGTCGCTCCATACCGTCCCCCAAGTGTTCAACGTCGAATGCCTTTACTCGCTTTCAGGGCGCGATACCGCGCGGACAAAACTGTTGCTGCAGGAACTGTTGCGCAGCAACCAGCAGGACCTCAAGGCACTGCTCGAGCTGCCGGCCGACGGGGGGGTGCAAGGGTTTATCGACATTGCGCACCGGATCAAGGGCGCCGCCCGCATTGTGGGAGCCCATAGCCTGATCAAGCACTGTGAAACGCTGGAGCAAGCCACTCTTTCAAATCTCGCAGTGGCTCGCAATGAGGTTCAGGCGGCCATGCAAACCCTTGAACAGGCATTGGCCCAACAGCTGGAAGAACTGGCGTACAACGGCTGA
- a CDS encoding deoxyguanosinetriphosphate triphosphohydrolase has product MDWQTLLNRERLGKPHHSPEELGRSPFHKDHDRIIFSGAFRRLGRKTQVHPVNSNDHIHTRLTHSLEVSCVGRSLGMRVGETIRSALPLWCDPADLGMVVQSACLAHDIGNPPFGHSGEDAIRNWFGQAAERGWLDDMSDAERNDFLNFEGNAQGFRVLTQLEYHQFDGGTRLTHATLGTFLKYPWTARHADSLGYKKHKFGCYQSELHLLESIAHKLGLPQIEDQRWARHPLVYLMEAADDICYGLIDLEDGLEMDLLQYSEVESLLLGLVGDDLPQTYRQLGPRDSERRKLAILRGKAIEHLTNAAARAFVEQQEALLAGTLPGDLVEHMHGPAKRCVLDAKDMARKKIFQDKRKTLHEIGAYTTLEILLNAFCGAALEQHGGRAPSFKNRRILDLLGNNAPDPNGSLHRSYMRIIDFIAGMTDNYATDMAREMTGRSSPA; this is encoded by the coding sequence TTGGATTGGCAAACCCTGCTTAATCGCGAACGCCTCGGCAAGCCTCACCACAGCCCGGAAGAACTCGGGCGCAGCCCTTTCCACAAAGACCACGACCGGATTATCTTTTCGGGCGCATTTCGCCGTCTGGGTCGCAAGACCCAAGTCCATCCGGTCAACAGCAACGACCACATCCACACCCGGCTCACCCACTCGCTTGAAGTCAGCTGCGTCGGTCGCTCGCTGGGCATGCGCGTGGGCGAAACGATCCGCAGTGCCTTGCCACTATGGTGTGACCCCGCCGATCTGGGCATGGTGGTGCAGTCCGCCTGTCTGGCCCATGACATTGGCAATCCGCCCTTCGGTCATTCCGGGGAAGACGCCATTCGTAACTGGTTCGGGCAAGCCGCCGAGCGTGGCTGGCTGGACGACATGAGTGATGCCGAGCGCAATGACTTCTTGAATTTTGAAGGGAACGCGCAGGGTTTCCGGGTGCTGACGCAACTCGAATATCACCAGTTCGATGGCGGGACGCGCCTGACCCATGCCACCCTGGGTACTTTCCTCAAATACCCTTGGACTGCCCGCCATGCCGACTCGCTGGGGTATAAAAAGCACAAGTTCGGGTGCTACCAGAGCGAGCTGCACCTGCTCGAAAGCATCGCCCACAAGCTGGGCCTGCCTCAGATTGAAGACCAGCGCTGGGCACGTCACCCCCTGGTGTACCTGATGGAGGCAGCCGATGACATTTGCTACGGGCTGATCGACCTTGAGGATGGCCTGGAGATGGACCTGCTGCAGTACAGCGAAGTCGAGTCGCTGCTATTGGGGCTGGTCGGCGATGACTTGCCCCAGACCTATCGCCAACTGGGGCCCAGGGACTCTGAGCGACGCAAGCTGGCGATCCTGCGCGGCAAGGCCATCGAGCACCTGACCAACGCGGCTGCCCGTGCCTTTGTCGAACAACAGGAAGCCCTGTTGGCTGGCACCCTGCCGGGGGATCTGGTCGAACACATGCATGGCCCGGCCAAGCGCTGCGTCCTGGACGCCAAAGACATGGCACGCAAAAAAATCTTCCAGGACAAACGCAAAACCCTGCATGAAATCGGCGCTTACACCACACTGGAAATCCTGCTCAATGCCTTTTGTGGCGCAGCACTGGAGCAGCATGGCGGGCGGGCACCATCGTTCAAAAATCGGCGCATCCTCGACTTGCTGGGCAATAACGCCCCTGATCCAAACGGGTCATTACATCGCTCGTACATGCGCATAATCGACTTTATCGCCGGCATGACCGACAACTACGCCACTGACATGGCAAGGGAAATGACAGGTCGCTCCAGCCCGGCTTGA